The DNA segment TGGACCATAATGTTTATAAATGGGAGTGGCGTGGAAGTGGCAAAAAATCAGTGTCAAGCCACCGCCACGTCACTTCAGTGTGAATTGAGCCTACCAttacctacagtaactatattacagTGATATAGTTACCACTCACCATCTCTAAAACACAGAAagttgacaatatttttatttgtgtttttttATTACGAAGAAaaaccacaacatcactcacaacgcAACAACTGAAGTGTTAATATCTAAAGCCtgtaaatattttgaaaacctTTATTTTGAGATGAGAAGTTGGTTTGTAAActttaatattttaatgatttgatgatttttcaaattctatggccaggttgcacaaaagccggttaaatttttaccgtgattatttcacgagaaccaatcagagaaggccttttaggagagacagcttctctgattggttctcgtgaaatttatcactgttaaaattcaaccgtgcaaccggcactttatCCACTGCTCAACACCTATTATCTATCCACTATGGGTTTGGACTCTAGATGCTGTGTAGAATTCATCATTCTGGTTTCATGACCAACAGTGTGATATTGTAAGCAGCAGCAATAATTGCAGTTTTGACAGTAATTTCCAGAATCACAATACAAATCACTTGGCTTTGCAGCCAATTAAATCAGATTCACATCATGCTCTAAAATAACTACTGCATCAGCAACGATTCATAAATTCGAGCATGGTGATGTAATAATTCATAATCGAAGGAAGCAATATTGCCTCATAAATTGAACAAAGTCAGCTATGAAGCTAATTAATTTTGAGCTAACGACTAAAGGGGTTGGATCTGTTAATGAGGTTATGCAACGATGATTCATAATTGATTCTAGAAAGTGTTGCAGCTGGAATTTGTGAGACCTCTGAggaatttcattttgaataattgaattaattaaactCATTTCAGTTATTAACGAAGTATGATATGAAGCCTACTCCAACTTCAGAACACTTTGACGATATGTTCCATTGTTTCAATAACTTAGGATTTTAGATTTTTGCTCAGTGATGATCAAAGGATATAAATTAATTAGGATAAGATATGGAGACTTGAGTATATAATCAAAACATCCACCAAGGGATGATTCATTGACCCTAGTGACCATTGGCGctaatgtttattcattttctttgaaAACCACCAATGGTTCATATTTGGAACCCTCCCTGAAGATATATTCCAAAACCTTCACTTCATTCATTGACTTGGATATCTTTCCCCAAAAATGAAAAACCAGGGTGGCAAAAGAAAAACCATACATAAAATTCCATctaaaattcatttgaaaataaattcagaCAATCGCTTGATCTACAACAGTACAGATTGAAACAATATACTTGTATTGTGAGTACTATGAGTGCCGTCTCTTTCTCAAAGATGAAATGATTCATTGATATAGCAATGCTTCTCAGAAGCTGTTAAATTCAAGTGTCAAGCAATTAAAATTCTGAAAAGTTGCCGATAATTTCAGCCGAAAAGTCATTACAATCTTGATAGATTGCAATCCGAGCAGAAAAAAGaaagattttttcttctttgtgagcttttgaaaattttctctcAATTCTCAGATTCATAAGAGTCCAAAAAGAGCAGCTATATCGGACATAGCTCTCATTATACGCCAGGACATTTTTGCATCAATATGTTTTAGTTGTTGGAATTTTCAACACAGATACTTTCACGCGCTAGGCCTAACAAGGCCGTTTCTGACACCTCCTTCGGGTATAGAGATTTGAATCAATATGTGGTGAGACAGCTTTAATAAGCAACAATAAAAGAAACAACTGGGGCATTTTGAACGCTATGGGGTGGACTCGCACACCAAGAGCCATTCATGTCATGATGACCACATGTCGTTGCTCTTCCACAATTTTGTAGAATTTCGCCTGTCAGAATGTACTAAGGGTTACTGGGGACACTGATGTTACTTTTAAGGCTTATTCTAACTGCTGCAAAAAGCCGTGGGCAGCTCGGGTAGCAGTAAAACTGGAATTTACCTCTACATTTCTGTCAAGCGAAATATTCTGCGTTCTACGAATTACAAGCTAGCCATAATGGAACAAAGCATATTTCTCTTGAATTGTAGTGTAGTATTACTATATCAACAGTAATGAACAATAGTTTTCCTCCATTTCGATAAGGGGAAATATTACATTCTGATACTTTCTCACCGCTTCTTTTTGATATCTATTTCTCTAATTGATTGAGCAGGAGGAATATCATAGAAGAGattgatagagagagatgggTTGGATTCGGAAaacttttattcaaacaatttcaaatgtATGAGCAGAACAAAAAAGAactgaatatattttatctaggCTCTACGATGAACTGCTTATTCAGAATCTGAtctattaataaaattgattaaaacaGATATTTGTGAAAATGTATATATGAACGTATATAAGTTGTATGCAACTTAGCTTTGGCGTAGGAATGCCTTTTGTTTGAAGCAAGCAGACAACAACAACTGGGGATTCACTCCAacactattattataatagtagAGTTGCCACAAAGAAGGGTTGCCGAACTCAGACAACTCTTGTCTGAACTTACTCGTCTAAATTTACTCCAGTCTCTCAGCGGACACTCTCTCCTCTTTCGATGTGGTGACACTGCATTTTTGAAATGCTTCCAAAATTACGCAATGATAGAGCATCAAAACACCAGGCTCTCAATTCCCTGGACGTTTCTCTAATTATTATCGCACTGCAGTGCAGGTGTTTTATTGCGAAAACAATACAGATGAAAAACAGTTTGtcttttttttaatgattaagGGTGGACCTACATTGGAGCCCTCCAATTTGCctagaatattattgtatgcAATGTTACTGTAATACAATGTATTCTtggtacatttatttattcatctattcatagacaatagatattAGGAGCCGTCTCTCCGTCCTTTCGTTTTTCCGTCCATGTTAATCGATCGGATTTGACATCCATCGACGTTTAGCCTAGGTAACAAAAGTAGTAAGATAATTGGAATGATACGTCTTATGATTGAGGATCCAACAGGGGGCAATAATATAAGTTGGTTATCAGTCAAGAGTCAATCTTAGTCCTATACAAATCCTAATATCAAATATTCCCGATTGTAGGgaatttccaattcaacttGATGAAAGCATAGAGACAATTTTTGCTCGAAATAACCGTGCTTTGCACTGGGTAAAATGCAACATCCTTATGTCCAGGGAACATTTTTCTGTCAAAATATATTGTTACGTTGATTATCTTCATTAGAGTTGAACATTTCcagcaaagaaaaaatgagtttgATCGGTCTCGATCCCACAACTTTGCCATCATCACTTCGAGAAAGCTCTGTTTAGTTGGAATTTTATAGTAAcgtaaactttgaatcacaattcgaataaatatgttttaattattaaatcagtATTAATTGATCAATTGCaatgaaaataagcctatatcCATCCTCGGGATGGAAAATTGCAACCAAATCCGTTTATAAGTGATAATGCATCATCATTcgtatattatattctatccCGTGCaggtataagccagttctttccttcataaTGATGAGCTAATGTATTGTTCTGAAATGTCGAAACAACACACGCATTATGAAGGCTCTGAGACTTCAGGATCAGTGTTCCACATTTAAAACACTGAATCAGCGAGTCCAGTTGCATGGCTGCTCTTCCTTGTCATGAGGGGCGACTCACAACTATTCGGAAATCGCCAAGAATGTGTCAAGAGAGCACTCACACATGTTTGTTTAGCGGAACGAAAATATCTTCGCAAGTCCACTAGTGAGAGAGTCATGATGTCATCTCAAGTGCTCTCTTCACTCATATATTATTCTCCTCTTCTTTGTGCCATATTTTATCTGCTTTATTCTCTTTCACAGTCATCAATATTGAACTCTGATCGGTTTGATATCTTTCTCAgatattcttgaataatttttttcaaatttttcattactTAGAATTTAACCAGTTTGATTCACTCGAACCCCTCATATCCTACTACAAccataacaaaatatatcagatGGCAGAATTCAAATGCATGGCTTATTTTCAAGCGATGAAATCGCTGAAGAGAACTGTCAACAGTTTCATTTCTTCAATTGACTTCCTCtttaatttatacaaatgaTAATGAGTAATTCTTTAATTATCGAATCACATTCAAGAATAACATGGAGTGTACAGTTTCATGAATTGATCAGTGATGGAATCAGGTTGATGGTAAAAATAACATATCAAAAAAGTTGATATTCATAACTTATTCATACCTGAGAACTAAGTTAATTCTTTAGACGCTTGGAGCTTATTGTACCCATTGTTCTGGGAGGAACATGACCTCTACTatcaaattctattttatagagTATGAATCCGATTGTGATTAACAACCATAGGGTTGCTTCGCTATCATATTCCTACTGAATATTATATTGGAAACCATAATTCCCAATAATTCCAGGAAAACCCTTCTCGCTCTCGAATGGGACATGTTGATTATTATGAAGAATAACTAATTATCATGATTAGTTTGAATGAATTAGAAGCTCCAGGTATATTTCAGCAACAAActcaaatcaaaattaattaatgaaattcaaGAGATAACAAAGCATCATCTATCCGCgctaattaattgaaaaagatTGTCATTCCGCTCCACCCCACAGTGATATTGTTTAGCGGCTCCCGactctttcattcatgaatGCCCGCCCATGCTCGCATTCGAGAAATGCACTAAACTGGTAGCTTGCTGTTCAATTGTTCCATCACTGCTTAGCATTGCCCAAACCCTTTTGATATTCTGCTTGGGTATTTCATTAGTAAGGCGGCAAAGCAAAGATTCGGCGAACCGGGATAGGCATTCCTCGGGCTGGCTATATTGTTCTGCTGCTTATCTGTTAATTAAATGTGCGAAACTTAGTCAGTCCTTTGAAATAGGCCGTAATAAGATAGCAAGCTATTTTAATCTATTATGATCTATATTGTATTCTTGTGCAGAATTCGGTCATGTagtttcttattcttttttccAATTCTTTATCTTGTTCTTAATCAATCTAATATATCTCATATGGATTGGCGATTGGGCAGATTTACgagtatatttttgaatacagCTGTCCCTCGATAATCCGACACTTTTTAATCCGACACTTTAATCCGACTACTCGGTAGTCCGACGCGCTGCCGGCAGCAACATGCATCTCCCTCCCGCCGCTCCGGATCTAAAGTATTGCATATTTAGACTTTTACTTAAATTTCCTTCCGTATTTCTTTTGAAAACTTACATGTACTTTCATTTTGTATCCTGGTATTAATAAATTACATGTACCTTTACTGTTTCTTCCTATTTTTAACTTCATTGTGTTCAAACACATTAAGAATAGAACATCTTTAATAACATGATATTTTTGGTAATCTGACATTTTTGGTAATCCGACACTCTCTCGGTCCCTCGGGGGACAGCTATAGattgtttttaatttgttgACGTTGTCTATACATgtaaaaacatttgatttgattcttaTTTCAAATATATGAGTACAGTATTCAAATAAACAGTACAAGTATTCAGTgatcattattcaaataaacagcATAGAGTATTCAGTTGAGAAAGCTTACTGGAATGAACAGAAACATAGAAGTGGACAAAGCATTAATAATGATGGACCATGAAACTAGTTGTTGTCCAAGGGAAATATAACTTTTTCCCCAAgaggaattaaaaaaaattcagttcGAGATGCTCACACACTGGATGGACATAGCCCAGCAAGTGATGTTATAAATAAAGCATGTCTAGTATGTGTACAAGGCTGACTAAGAGACTTTTTCCACCCTAGCATAACGCTTTTTTGAAATGAAGTATTGCTAAACTCAACGATGAATGTATTCTTGAGCTGGTAAATCTactattatgtatttatttcgGATGCTCTACCTCACCGTATCACTCATTGGCATATCCtatataggtactgtacatctAAATTAATTGactgatttgaaaatttactacTTTGAGAAATATCGAGGCTTATAGAGTGGTGAAATGAATTCTTGTAACTGTAAAAGCAAGAAAAATGATACGATGTTCCAAAATTGAAACCCTTCAGCTTGTAAGACAGTGTTTAACTAATAGAATCTACTCATAAGAAAAAGTTAGTATCAGACATTATTTGTGATTCATGAATTTTGTTACttcagttttcacgaaaaagcTGGGACGTTTTGTAAAGGTTCTGTGAGTCTCAATTAATAGTCTGCATCGCTCATGTTTCAAATccgaatgaatgaatgttttcATACATTGTTACTTCAATTTTCTTGAGAAAATAAGAAGCTTTTTCATAGTTCGTGACCCCCATGCGAACATCCATGTCAACAAGTAAGAAGGAGTGATTCATTCCACCCAAAACAAGGATTCAAGTGGAGAGGAAAATGAATAAAGTTTCATGGCTGTTAAGTGCACTCCAGCTTGAAACAATGCAGTAGCTGCTTGGCACTGCAGGTATTGCAGATGTGGGGCTGAGAGCAGATGTATATAGTTCATTAGTGAGTTAGACCACTACAGTAATACAGTAACAGCGTCAAGAAACATTCACATGCATATGGAACAGCTTGTAGATTTCTTTTGTACTACCAAGAGAAGTCTTTAGTCTTTGATACAATGGGTACCGGTTTCCACCTGGTGGAAAAATCGGATATTGTGAACTATCATACTGATTTGACATGACCTGATGACCAGttcatttagtttttatagaaataactagtagtactgtgaacagtagacctcacgcagtattctcatccacaagtacctgattgaaactatagaccttatggaaatacagcaatagactggcttctccacacatctgtgtaatcacttgtcagctgatttatgatgaataatattccatagTATggtttttactctaatattggcgtatgaaggaggctcctttttctttttattttatcctcgaaatgcaaaatttcctaaaaccttgtatatacgtcgacgtgcaattaaaaaaggaacatacctgtcaaatttcatgaaaatctattaccgcgtttcggcgtaaatgcgcaacatataaacaccgtcgacttgaatcttagaccttacttcgctcggtcaactacttTTTAGGGGCCTCTGTATCATTTACCAAGGGTCCTAGTTGCGTTTATCCAGCTATTGTGATAGTTCACAAATTTTGAAGTGTAATCGAAGCTTTCATGTTTCATGGAAGATAGATCTTTTTTTGTGAGCAAAAACCCTCACAAacaacatttttaattgaattaggTATTGAAAGTTTGCCATACTTTTAAATACACCCAATACCCCTACCTCACATCCACAAAATATCACAATCTGAAGccttaataatttgaaaattctagaTCAAATTGACTCATgtggaatattatttttttattgtggaACAAACTTGGACTGAAACTCAAAGCTCCCAATTCATGCCAAGAAAGTCAGATGAGAAAAGTATACTGTTAATAATAGTCTTTTCTCTCCTAGAAGAGCATTTTTAGTTTCAGTCCACTTGGTCTTATTCTATTCTGGGATagaagacaaataatgaaaggTGAGCGAGCAACTATGTACTGTGAtatggaaaaagaagaaaaaagttgtTAGAAAGAATACTGTAGTAGTATCAGGGTGATTTGcttttgataatattgaagTCATATATTTATTCACTATAGATACAATATTGACTGTACTCGAGTAGATTAAAGAGGCAGAGTGTTTATACCAAGGAATCTACGATACAGATTCTAGATTAAGTTATTCTAGATTCCTAAGATTTTACTAGTAAAGGTGACCTATATTATGATTAGTAGAGCTAATTATGGGGGATGAGCCCCGCATATGTGTCATTTATTGATATAAATCtcgaaattcaaattgaattaatattaaatcagtTTGAGATGCGTCAATGAACACGGTTTTTGCTGTTACAACCCAGTTTTACAACcgattaatatattattgactCAACTTGCTATCACTATATTTTTAAAAGAGATCCATTCCAATTCATATAATCTATATTCTAGGATCGCTGCCtctggaaatttatttttgaatcgcattatttattcatcaataaaactgatTTCATAGCTGATTAGGCTCATCAAAAAAATCATTCCAAAGACATTCATCGTTAAAAATAGATTTAATACATcgtccatgaaattaatattctcaTAAATGCAGTCGAGATACTTTGAAGTCTGTCCGGAAATGAAAGTTTTAATAGGTATATCAATAAGATATAAGGGCTATTGACCGACTATTAAAAGCACAGAAAAGTGTGACTTTCGGCTGTATCGAAACGGGCAGCAAATTAATGACGTCTATCAAGCCTGTAGCCAGACGTTCAGTTAAGAGTGCAGTGCACATTTAAATAATCATGTAAACTCTGTGAAAATACTACTGTGATCACTGTAGGCCtcctaaatatttttattatttgaatttatctaGCCTACTAGTCTCACACAATTTGAAAAAGAACAGCCGAACCTCGAAATAAAAAAATCCTCTAAATTAATGTCAAATTTTTTACATGATATTATAGAATCTTTACTGGCTTTTCAGATCTATGTAACGAATTTTTCTCTTAAGTGAAAGGTTTCTCAGAATGCTCAGTATTGTTTCACGGAGTTTAActgtgaataattattatgatccaTCTATCTATATCTACTATTTACCATACTTGCCAGTCGATATGATCcgatttattttttcaagacaAACAAGCGTAGGCGTAACGCGTGCTCCGCATCGGAAACAACAACTCAATACGACAAACAACACAAACGGATGTGTAACCTTTATTGTTTTAAAGCTCAATATGCAAACGTTATATATGATTGGACATTGTTGCTATCAACGTTTTTCAACTGTCAACTTTTCAACTGTCAACTATCAACTTTTTTCGAGGGGTATCAACTTTTTTGAGATCTGCAAAAAATGTCAATTAATTAGACgtaggggggggggggtgaatCACAAACATCACGCTGCTTGGGAAGTCTGTATGGGAGAAGTTTTTTCTTGGATGGCGAGCAACAGGTCGAGTAAAAAGTTGGCTGAGGTGAGAGAGTCGCTACCTGTCGGCGCACAGCTGAACTGGGTGGGAGATCGATAAAGGCGCAGGCGTAGTGTGGGTGCCGACTGGGACGACGTCCAAAATGCGTCGTCGAAAATAACTGTGGTGCGGAGGCTGCGGAGGGGTGAGAGAGATAAAAATAGGCGCAGTGTGCCCGCGATGGCTGACGACGAGGAAGCGTCGCTAGCGGCCGGTGGCGTCTCGAGGAGCCGTCGGTTCGGGGCCAGACGCAGTCCCACCACCGGCCACCGCCTCCGGAGGCAGCAGACGCCCGAGCCACCTCCAACCACCGAATCGGAGCAGCCCGACTCTGACGCGGTCGCCGTCACACGGACGCCTGCCCGCGCTCGCCGCTCGCAGATATCTTCCACTTCCGACGATGACGACGCCCCCGCCTCCCGCAAACCGACTGACCAACCCAAACCCGTCCTCCGACGCAGACCCAAACCGAAACCAACCGAAACCACATCCACTGAAAACACCACTCCCAAAGATTCCGGCAACGCTACGACTGAACCCGAACCGAAACCACCAAAAATCAGCAATGCCAAGAAGAAAGATTCAGAAAAACCTAAAGAGTTTTCCGAGGATAGTAAAGAATCTGACTCCGGGTCCTGGTGGAAATCGTGGACACCATGGGCTGCAGCTCCAAGGGGGAAATCCCTAGAACGGGAACCGGGATCAAAACCACCTGAGGCGATACCTCGTCGAAGAAACCGCAGCCTCACCAGGCCGTTCTCTTCTAAATCGAAGAAGGATCGCAATGAATCTCTGTCACTGGAACGACCGAAATCGATAAGCAACGGGAAAGGAGCACCACCTAACGATGGAGCTCCTCGAAAGCCTCTTCTGagagacttcaaaaacaagCAGATGGTGAATAGTTTCGAGGATAGCAGTGACGAGTTTTGGAAGGAGGACGATGATCTGAAGTCGGTTATAAAGAGACTTCAATCGGAAATAACTGAGGTTCCGTCGAAAGATAATGTGCAGAAGACGCCTAAGAAGTACTTGGCCCTGCAGGAGGCGGGGAAGAGAGGCAGTCTGAGACAAGAGTGGCGCAAATTCGCGAGTGAGCGGTCGGCGGACATGAGGAAAATTCGTCTCTTGCGCAACAGGTGTGTCTCGTGGCTCATCATACTGCTCATCTACTGCGGCCTGGGCGGAATGCTGTTTCGGTTCACAGAGGGTGCTTTCGAGAACTTCTACAAGTGCGGAGTGAAGCGCGTGAAACGAGACTTTGTCGACTCGCTGTGGAACAGCATGTACAGCATGCGTGAGGAGGAGTGGAAGAGTCTGGCCAGGAGGAAGCTGATGACTTTCGAGGAGCAGCTGCACGAAGCATTCGAAGCCGGCATGACCAGCTACAGCGGACAGAAGTCGTGGAGTTTTCTCAACGCGGTACTCTACTGTCTCACCGTAGTCACCACCATAGGTCAGTTATCAATCAagcaatcaataattttattcaaatcaacacgAGATACCCAAAATGAGtaaatatacaaaatacaaatttcaaaaaaataggCTTCATGGtagggtgtgctgaaaagaaagaaaggaagaaaaatagcctagccaactatggtctCCCATGTAATAGGCTGGTAAAGGGTAGAAGAAAGGAATGAGGAGTGTAGAGGAGTATAACTGATGTTTCTAATAAGCAAATAGTTTTCTAATCTTTAGTTTAAGATTAATTCACATTAATCTTATTACAAATTCacatttgtaatattttctaataagcAAATAGTTTTCTAGCTCCTCACATAGATCCATGATTGGATATTGAATACAGTAGCATAAATATAATGGGCATACTATGAGTTTCAAATGAGGTAAGCCTATATGAAGAAAaacgtagaatattattaaaagtaACAACCGTTTTGCAGAAATTTGTCGTATCGTCAAAGTGAACTGTACGCTATCAGTCGAGATGTAGAATGTCTTTGCCACCGTTACCAAAGTTATACGTAATAGACCTAcatgttttcaaataaataccgtACACAGTAGATAACATCAGTAAACTAGATAGTAGCTTCAAGAAAGAAAACTTAAGCATAGGCCTACTTGCCGTGTATGCTCTCTCTACGACAGTGGCCTATTACTGATCGATACATGTTCTCAGTAGCTAGGTTTGTCTATCCGAAAATTCGAGGTTTTCATCGCAAAAAGAAAATTGCCCCGCTTACCAAGAGCTCAGCCGTCGAGCACTAAGCATGTGGATTGATCTGCAATTTACTGAGATTTACAGAGCTTTATCACGCACACAATTGGACTAGTCACGAATATACAAATGAATTCTAGGCTCAGGTTTTTCCTGCGATAAAATGAAGGTGTGATGGAAATATAGGGTAGAAGAGGATGTACTTGGCTAGAATCAGccttattataaagaaaatatcTGTCTTCATTTTAATACAAAGATTTTGTAGCCTACTTGAAATCTAAAGCATGTTATTTTCCACCTCAGTTTTGAGGAAATAACATCATCTTTACtcataaatattgtattatataacGTGAGTAGCTGAATTATTGATTTCTCAAGATTTATAACAAAGTAGGCTTGTTTGTTACACCATTAAGATGAATGAGATTACATAGCCATGATGTTGTTATTATGATGAGTTATAGTTATAGTTATGATTCTATATTATGATGTTGATTTGGGTTCATATAGTTAGTAATGTTCTTTGCTATACCGGTACCtggtaaataataatattttacaaaagtgtatttacagaaaaaaaataaaatttacaatcATACGTATCCtactagtttttcaaaatttcaacagAACGTAGAGCCACCTAGACATGCAGAATGTTCTTTTAGCAACCGTAAATACAGTATGAACTTGGCTCAATTCCAAGTTTAAGTTCCAAGTTACACTATTCGATTTTATTGATCACTTTCAGAGAACAGACTTTATATTTTCTTGCTGCGTCACAAACGTGCCGTCATTCGATTACACTAACACACATTATAGTTTAATGGGGAGTTGGAAtcacttattattattcatcaacgTTTACATCACAAGAAGAATGACAGAGTAAAGAGATCCAACACATTCTTACCATCTATtaaatgaatgatttcttgtagttacaatgaaaTAGCATACAGAAGTTGAATTCAAGCTGAAAGAGGAGGCAAAAGCTATTCGAAACAACAAAAATAGTATTTTTTCATTACCGCAGTAACCTTTATTGTGCTATTGAAATTTGTCCTACTGATTCCAAGAGAGTCTCTAGCAAACTTGAGAGACAACAAATGACAGTTTTATAGCCTTttatcttaatcatgaaaaactttcttttaaaaataaatataaagatataCATTACAAGATTCAATTGGAAGATTGCATACATAAAAACTGAATTGATTATTAAGTAGAAGAAACCTGTCTCCTGTCACAAATAATCATTAgatcatgataattatcattgatGGAAATAGTAAGTTACAACTAGCAACCTTCCTCTCTATAATCCTACAAGAAAAGattatatgtattatattaaggTAACGTAGGTCTACTCTAAAACACCTTATAATGTATCATCTGTAATCCTCATACTATTAATAACAGAGCCCTGTTGTATATAacaatacataaaaataaacttctctgacaactaaaaattgaattaattttgataatggaACAATTAAGAATGATTTTACCTGACTGTGAGCTGAGTGAAGTCCAAGATATTCTTATCAAACCAGATTTACTTTACTGAGTTTCCACTAACCGCAAAGCAGATACAGGTTTCTCACTCTCTGAATACCGGTACTATAATGCCTATAAATCAATGAGATTCGGCCCAAGTTTAATTTCTTGAGTGAATGCCTTCTATTGTGGACTGTAGCGCATGCGCAGTTATTCATAAACAGATTACCTATTTCTGTCTCTTACTATTTGAGAATTCCCCGACTATTTCAAGTGCAGTATCTTTAGAGATGACTCAGAAATCATAACAATTTATTGAGAAGATAAGCTTCAATGTAGCCTTTATAGACTAAACAATTATCGATTCAACAGTGCTGCAGTgttgatataataattgatattcacttaaaactgtcagtataGCTTAACGGAAGAGCATTCATGTTATGCCTGAGGAGTGCTGACAGTGAATCATCTCACTATAGCATTGCATTCAGGTTTGTCCAATATAATTGAGTCACATTTCCAATAAAaatcttgaaacttgaaaaagaGTGAACAAATTAAGAGGTCGATGTCAATGActcttcaagaaaataaaagatTGCAATTTATAACGTTTATTGACACTTATTCACCTTCGAAAAATTCACCTCTCattattctatttaattttgtgaatcaaaaATGC comes from the Nilaparvata lugens isolate BPH chromosome 1, ASM1435652v1, whole genome shotgun sequence genome and includes:
- the LOC111050904 gene encoding LOW QUALITY PROTEIN: uncharacterized protein LOC111050904 (The sequence of the model RefSeq protein was modified relative to this genomic sequence to represent the inferred CDS: deleted 2 bases in 1 codon), giving the protein MADDEEASLAAGGVSRSRRFGARRSPTTGHRLRRQQTPEPPPTTESEQPDSDAVAVTRTPARARRSQISSTSDDDDAPASRKPTDQPKPVLRRRPKPKPTETTSTENTTPKDSGNATTEPEPKPPKISNAKKKDSEKPKEFSEDSKESDSGSWWKSWTPWAAAPRGKSLEREPGSKPPEAIPRRRNRSLTRPFSSKSKKDRNESLSLERPKSISNGKGAPPNDGAPRKPLLRDFKNKQMVNSFEDSSDEFWKEDDDLKSVIKRLQSEITEVPSKDNVQKTPKKYLALQEAGKRGSLRQEWRKFASERSADMRKIRLLRNRCVSWLIILLIYCGLGGMLFRFTEGAFENFYKCGVKRVKRDFVDSLWNSMYSMREEEWKSLARRKLMTFEEQLHEAFEAGMTSYSGQKSWSFLNAVLYCLTVVTTIGYGHISPSTTTGRALTIVYAIFGIPMFLILLADFGKLFTRGIKFVWAFVRRVYYTGSCRKVRRTVPVQEVMKGVQMVYDIATFRRPSTAPGVDLQQGDTLPPLPPRTPYPHSGTDPPGTPALSNFAVDDEFNLPISVAIFILVVYIFCGATVFYIWEKWGFFESFYFVFISMSTIGFGDFVPQNQMYMMASIVYLVFGLALTSMCINVVQEKLSDTFRQASAKIGATIGLQVQEDDGSVTPAPPHPVELAEVHSTANKQSPKTEAFFKPDSKEKPKS